From the Patagioenas fasciata isolate bPatFas1 chromosome Z, bPatFas1.hap1, whole genome shotgun sequence genome, one window contains:
- the HSPB3 gene encoding heat shock protein beta-3 codes for MAEAVLRHWVETPVRYQEHFAVQELEACKLDHSLYALPGPSISALRSRITESTAGAGKSDEKDENTHFQVLLDVVQFRPEDIIIQTFEGWLLIKAQHGPRMDEHGFVSRSFTRQYKLPNGVENKDLSALFCHDGILVVEMKNSVGKN; via the coding sequence ATGGCAGAAGCTGTTCTAAGACActgggtggaaactcctgtacgcTATCAAGAGCACTTTGCCGTCCAAGAGCTGGAAGCATGCAAACTGGACCACTCTCTATATGCTTTGCCAGGCCCTTCTATCTCTGCACTGAgaagcagaatcacagaaagcaCAGCTGGGGCCGGGAAGAGTGATGAGAAGGATGAAAACACACACtttcaggtcttgctggatgttGTGCAGTTCCGCCCTGAAGATATCATTATTCAGACTTTCGAAGGCTGGCTCCTGATCAAAGCTCAGCATGGACCCAGGATGGATGAACATGGTTTTGTATCCAGAAGCTTCACCAGACAATACAAATTACCTAATGGAGTGGAGAACAAAGACTTGTCTGCGCTTTTCTGCCATGATGGCATTTTGGTTGTTGAAATGAAGAACTCGGTGGGAAAGAATTAG